A single window of Actinomycetes bacterium DNA harbors:
- the hemG gene encoding protoporphyrinogen oxidase: MASRPRAVVVGGGVSGLATAHFLRRAAGPDLELTLLEAGDRLGGKVLTQPIAGHPVDTGPDALLVRVPAMKALLEALDLDSAIVAPGAGGAYVWSRGRLRRLPPSTLFGVPQRPWPLVRSGLLSPVGLARAGLDLVLPRRPVGADPSVGELIRPRLGSQVFDRLVDPLLGGVHAGPADLLSARSAVPEV; the protein is encoded by the coding sequence GCCACGGCCCACTTCCTGCGGCGCGCAGCCGGCCCGGACCTCGAGCTGACCCTGCTGGAGGCCGGCGACCGGCTCGGCGGCAAGGTGCTCACCCAGCCGATCGCCGGGCACCCGGTGGACACCGGCCCGGACGCGCTGCTGGTCCGGGTGCCGGCCATGAAGGCGCTGCTCGAGGCGCTCGACCTCGACTCGGCGATCGTGGCCCCCGGGGCCGGCGGCGCCTACGTGTGGTCGCGCGGCCGGCTGCGCCGGCTGCCGCCGAGTACCCTGTTCGGCGTCCCGCAGCGGCCGTGGCCGCTGGTGCGCTCCGGGCTGCTCTCGCCGGTCGGCCTGGCCCGCGCCGGGCTCGACCTGGTGCTGCCCCGCCGTCCGGTGGGCGCGGACCCCTCGGTCGGCGAGCTGATCCGTCCCCGGCTGGGGTCGCAGGTGTTCGACCGGCTGGTCGACCCGTTGCTCGGTGGCGTGCACGCCGGCCCGGCCGACCTGCTGAGCGCGCGCAGCGCGGTCCCCGAGGTCG